A region from the Actinoplanes sp. OR16 genome encodes:
- a CDS encoding LysM peptidoglycan-binding domain-containing protein has translation MARLAHGKPLTEDEVNAARADIVAFSARSEASFALAAPPPFGPFDLLFPGLQDDEANLVEQTPKTPEKLAALGTAMADPDQGDDGPIPAAYTYLGQFIDHDITQEIQKPGSGTMTELLAPGMTPLPLAQVRSALANRRSATLDLDSVYEPPAPRDPENSNLMQIGKVAGTNSTRPPLKRPDGKGDDNDLPREPRNDDFTHDRAALIGDDRNDENTIISQLHLAFLKAHNALVKQGLSFEAARRTLRQHYQWIVVHDFLRERVAEPGIVDDIVKNGNRWFNPYGETFFMPLEFSVAAYRFGHSMVRAGYDFNENFNVAAGRAATLELLFTFTAFSGELRDFETLPENWIIEWERVIGDKAQKARKIDTSLAKVGDLALFNLQTIRGERETPDLAARLAARNLLRGYRLRLPTGQAVAQLLGAQVLAKDDIIAAAGGGDSDQARALTAGGFESRTPLWYYILAEAQHFHRGARLGPVGSTIIAEVLIGLIRRSEDSILKAPGWRPTLPATRPGTYELADLLRLAGVLGGPAAPPKPRTYTVKSGDTLTGIARGQLGDERRWTQIYVLNRKEIRDPNRIFPGQVFVLPPQEPVGPIPRLHIVRRGDTLFGIAKAQLGDGNRWPEIFRLNRDVLDNPDRIIPGQVLVLPS, from the coding sequence ATGGCGCGTCTCGCACACGGAAAACCTCTCACCGAAGACGAAGTCAACGCAGCCCGCGCCGACATCGTTGCTTTCAGCGCTCGTTCCGAAGCCTCGTTCGCCCTCGCCGCCCCACCACCGTTCGGACCGTTCGACCTGCTCTTCCCAGGCCTGCAGGACGACGAGGCCAACCTGGTCGAGCAGACGCCGAAGACGCCGGAGAAGCTGGCGGCGCTCGGCACCGCGATGGCCGATCCGGACCAGGGTGACGACGGCCCGATCCCGGCCGCATACACGTACCTCGGGCAGTTCATCGACCACGACATCACCCAGGAGATCCAGAAGCCGGGTTCCGGCACCATGACCGAACTGCTCGCGCCCGGGATGACGCCGCTGCCGCTGGCACAGGTTCGGTCGGCGCTCGCCAACCGGCGCAGCGCGACCCTCGATCTGGACAGCGTCTACGAGCCGCCGGCGCCGCGCGACCCGGAGAACAGCAACCTGATGCAGATCGGCAAGGTCGCCGGCACCAACAGCACGCGGCCTCCGCTCAAGCGCCCGGACGGCAAGGGCGACGACAACGACCTGCCCCGCGAACCGCGCAACGACGACTTCACGCACGACCGCGCCGCGCTGATCGGTGACGACCGCAACGACGAGAACACCATCATCTCCCAGCTGCACCTGGCCTTCCTGAAGGCACACAACGCCCTGGTCAAGCAGGGTCTGTCGTTCGAGGCCGCACGCCGCACGCTGCGTCAGCACTACCAGTGGATCGTGGTGCACGACTTCCTCCGGGAGCGGGTCGCCGAGCCCGGGATCGTCGACGACATCGTGAAGAACGGCAACCGCTGGTTCAATCCGTACGGCGAGACCTTCTTCATGCCGCTGGAGTTCTCCGTTGCGGCGTACCGGTTCGGTCACTCGATGGTCCGCGCCGGCTACGACTTCAACGAGAACTTCAACGTCGCCGCCGGCCGGGCGGCCACCCTCGAACTGCTCTTCACGTTCACCGCGTTCAGCGGCGAGCTGCGCGACTTCGAGACGCTGCCGGAGAACTGGATCATCGAGTGGGAGCGGGTGATCGGCGACAAGGCGCAGAAGGCCCGCAAGATCGACACCTCGCTGGCGAAGGTCGGCGACCTGGCGCTGTTCAACCTGCAGACCATCCGGGGTGAGCGGGAGACACCCGACCTCGCCGCCCGGCTCGCCGCCCGCAACCTGCTGCGCGGTTACCGTCTGCGGCTGCCCACCGGCCAGGCCGTCGCGCAGCTGCTCGGCGCGCAGGTGCTGGCCAAGGACGACATCATCGCCGCCGCGGGTGGCGGCGACAGCGATCAGGCCAGGGCGCTGACCGCCGGCGGTTTCGAGTCCCGGACCCCGCTCTGGTACTACATCCTCGCCGAGGCGCAGCACTTCCACCGGGGCGCCCGGCTCGGACCGGTCGGCAGCACCATCATCGCCGAGGTCCTGATCGGGCTGATCCGGCGCAGCGAGGACTCGATCCTCAAGGCACCGGGCTGGCGGCCCACCCTGCCGGCCACCAGACCGGGCACCTATGAGCTCGCCGACCTGCTGCGGCTCGCCGGCGTCCTGGGCGGACCGGCCGCGCCGCCGAAGCCGCGCACCTACACGGTCAAGAGCGGCGACACGCTCACCGGCATCGCCCGCGGCCAGCTCGGCGACGAGCGCCGGTGGACGCAGATCTACGTGCTCAACCGCAAGGAGATCCGCGACCCGAACCGGATCTTCCCCGGCCAGGTGTTCGTCCTGCCGCCGCAGGAGCCGGTCGGCCCGATCCCGAGGCTCCACATCGTGCGGCGGGGGGACACGCTCTTCGGCATCGCCAAGGCGCAGCTCGGCGACGGCAACCGCTGGCCGGAGATCTTCCGCCTGAACCGCGACGTCCTGGACAACCCGGATCGGATCATTCCCGGTCAGGTGCTCGTGCTGCCGTCATAG
- a CDS encoding Gfo/Idh/MocA family protein codes for MTKLRVGVVGAGMIGRDHVRRLTSVVAGAEVVAVADVDESAAAQVADACGATVRPGDRLIEDPDVDAVLVCSWGGTHEEYVLAAIAAGKPVFCEKPLAPTPEACLRIVEAEVARGHRLVQVGYMRRYDPAYRALRRELDSGSIGAPLMMHCAHRNAGVPGFYRAEDMIADTAVHEIDMVRWMFRTEVVAVRVLRPRASGNAGDLPDPMLLILELAGGVLVDVEISVNVRYGYDIRGEILGENGTAALGESGLVAVRRDGRLASPVAGDWRERFGAAYDAELRSWVTGLREGAAADGPSAWDGYAAATVSAAAQSSLRTGERVLISEIAKPALYDGSTST; via the coding sequence ATGACAAAACTGCGGGTGGGGGTCGTCGGGGCGGGGATGATCGGGCGGGATCATGTCCGGCGGCTGACCAGTGTCGTCGCCGGTGCCGAGGTGGTCGCGGTGGCCGACGTGGACGAGAGCGCCGCCGCTCAGGTCGCCGATGCATGCGGGGCCACTGTGCGACCCGGTGACCGGCTGATCGAAGACCCCGACGTGGATGCCGTGCTGGTCTGCTCGTGGGGCGGCACTCATGAGGAGTATGTGCTCGCCGCCATCGCCGCCGGTAAACCCGTGTTCTGCGAGAAGCCACTGGCCCCCACACCCGAAGCGTGCCTGCGGATCGTGGAAGCGGAGGTCGCGCGAGGCCACCGACTGGTGCAAGTCGGATATATGCGGAGATATGACCCTGCTTATCGCGCCCTCAGACGCGAGCTCGACTCCGGGTCGATCGGTGCGCCGCTGATGATGCACTGCGCGCACCGGAACGCCGGCGTGCCCGGCTTCTACCGGGCCGAGGACATGATCGCGGACACCGCGGTGCACGAGATCGACATGGTGCGGTGGATGTTCCGGACCGAGGTGGTGGCGGTCCGGGTGCTGCGGCCCCGGGCCAGCGGCAACGCCGGCGACCTGCCCGACCCGATGCTGCTGATCCTGGAACTGGCCGGCGGTGTGCTGGTCGACGTGGAGATCTCGGTGAACGTCCGGTACGGCTACGACATCCGTGGCGAGATCCTCGGCGAGAACGGCACGGCGGCGCTCGGTGAATCCGGGCTGGTCGCGGTGCGCCGGGACGGCCGGCTCGCCTCGCCGGTCGCCGGTGACTGGCGGGAGCGGTTCGGCGCGGCCTACGACGCCGAGCTGCGGTCCTGGGTCACGGGTCTTCGTGAGGGCGCAGCGGCGGACGGGCCGAGTGCCTGGGACGGTTACGCCGCGGCCACCGTGTCGGCCGCGGCGCAGTCGTCCCTTCGTACCGGGGAAAGGGTGTTGATCTCCGAAATCGCGAAGCCGGCGCTCTATGACGGCAGCACGAGCACCTGA
- a CDS encoding TetR/AcrR family transcriptional regulator: MTPRRRGRPGHDQDAVLTAAVRLFNDRGYDATSMFDVAESLGITKSTLYHHVTSKEQLLTMAVDRALDGLFEAAADNDAPSATAKLETLIRRSVLVLAERLAFVTLLLRVHGNTEAEQHALARRREFDRLVTDLVARAQAEGGIRADVDPATAARLIFGMVNSLIEWYRPDRGDPAAIAATISTFAFEGLRHRPNG, from the coding sequence ATGACCCCGCGCCGCCGCGGACGCCCCGGCCACGACCAGGACGCCGTGCTCACCGCCGCGGTGCGGCTGTTCAACGACCGTGGCTACGACGCCACCAGCATGTTCGACGTGGCCGAGTCGCTCGGCATCACCAAGTCGACGCTCTACCACCACGTCACCAGCAAGGAACAGCTGCTCACGATGGCCGTCGACCGGGCGCTGGACGGCCTCTTCGAGGCGGCCGCCGACAACGACGCGCCGTCGGCCACCGCGAAGCTGGAGACCCTGATCCGGCGCAGCGTCCTGGTCCTCGCCGAGCGCCTCGCATTCGTCACCCTGCTGCTGCGCGTGCACGGCAACACCGAGGCCGAGCAGCACGCGCTGGCCCGCCGCCGCGAGTTCGACCGCCTGGTCACCGACCTGGTCGCGCGGGCTCAGGCCGAGGGCGGCATCCGCGCCGACGTCGACCCGGCCACCGCGGCCCGCCTGATCTTCGGCATGGTCAACTCGCTGATCGAGTGGTACCGCCCGGACCGCGGCGACCCGGCCGCCATCGCCGCGACGATCTCCACGTTCGCCTTCGAGGGGTTGCGGCACCGCCCTAACGGCTGA